The DNA window AAACCCTGGTCGTTTGCCATTATCTCATAACGTGTCTGTAGGTAAAATAGGAAATTCATATCAAGGTTAAATTCACCTAATTCGTAATTCATAAACCGATGATTGAACTTTACTACTGGACAACCCCCAACGGACATAAAATTACTATGTTCCTGGAAGAAACCGGGCTACCATACACAATTATTCCGGTGAATATTGGGGCCGGAGAACAATTTAAACCAGAATTTCTCCAGATTTCTCCTAATAATCGCATCCCCGCAATTGTTGACCATGAACCTGTTACCGAGGATGGACCGATTTCCGTATTTGAATCTGGGGCAATTTTGCTGTATTTAGCCGAAAAAACCGGGAAATTGATTCCTGAAAATCTGCGCGATCGCGTTGAAGTCCTCCAGTGGTTATTCTGGCAAATGGGGGGACTCGGACCAATGGCGGGACAAAACCATCACTTCAACAAATACGCACCCGAAAAAATTGATTACGCCATTAATCGGTATGTTAAAGAGACAGGACGCTTATATGCAGTGCTAAATAAGCGCCTAGCAGATAGAGAATTTGTGGCCGGCGATTATTCCATAGCTGATATCGCCGCCTATCCTTGGATTGTCCCCCATGAAAGCCAAAGCCAGAACCTAGAGGATTTTCCTCACTTGCAGCGGTGGTTTGAAACAATTCAGGCTCGTCCCGCTACTATTCGCGCTTACGAAAAAGCAGAAGCATTCCAACAGGAACTTGACTTGGAAAAATCACGAAATTTGTTATTTAACCAGTCGGCAAATACAGTCAAAATCTAGGAATTTTACGATTCTCTCCTTGCTTTTGCGTAGCGTCTCCCTTTGGGAGCTGATCGAATCGCCCCCTAACCCCCAATTATGGGGGAACAAGAATTTTCAAAGTCCTCCAAACTTGGGGAATTTAGGGGGCAAAACAGGCTCAAACGCAGACAGGAATGACTTTCGCGTAGCGTCTCCCTCTTCTCCCAAAGGGAGAGGCTAACGCCAACGGAGAAGGAGAGGGGTTGGGGGTGAGGTTCCCTACTTGATTACGAACTGAAACGAAACGTCAACTTTAGTAAAATCAGGTTTAAATCTCACCAAGTTAGTGATAACTTAAATAGTAGGACGCGAAATAAAAAACTAACCCCAAAGGGTAAATGACTATGTGTCCCCTGTCATCAACCCAAGCAAAGATCAGTAGATCAATCATAAGTGGCAAACAACCTGATTTTCTGGTCAGAGCCAAATCCTCAAGTGGAAAAAGTGTGATTGCTGATGTTGCTAGATGCTCTGTAAACCCTAGTTTTGAAGTTTCAAATAATTAACAAGTTTAACAATTGCAAAACAGTGAACCTATAAAAACCTGGTCAACCCGTACCAGGTTTTTTGGTTTTCTAGGAAGTTTTCAATTGAATATGACTTACGCAAAAACTCTGTGAAACCCTCTTTACTTCTCCCAAGGGGAGACGCTACGCGAACGTGTACTTCTCCCAAAGGGAGAGGCTAGCGCCAATGTGGTTCGTTTTTTCATAATTTTGCGTAAATCCTGTTGAAATTAAATCTTTTCTTCAGTGTATCGTCTTGGTGTATAAACTGAAATGCGTCCATCACTGCGCTGAATTGTTCGGGTTTGGCTGGAACCAACTAAAATAACTGTCCGCATATCGGCTGAATCTGGTGTTAAGTGATCAAGTTTTATTACCTTCACCATTTGTCCTGATCTGCCGAGATTTCTGGCTAATACGACTGGGGTATCTGGTGTTCTATATTGCAGTAAAATAGTTTTCGCTGCTGCTAGTTGCCAAGTGCGCTCTTTGGAGACAGGATTATAGAAGGCGATCGCAAAATCAGCTTGAGCCGCCCCAGCAATTCGTTGTTCGATAATTGACCAAGGTTTTAAAATATCAGACAGGGATATCGCGCAGAAGTCGTGTCCTAATGGCGCACCAATGACCGCCGCCGCCGCTTGCATAGCCGATATCCCCGGTGCAACATGAATATCTATACTTTCCCATTCCGGTTTGGGGTAGCGATCGCATACCTCAAATACAGCCGCAGCCATTGCATATATCCCAGGATCACCAGAAGAAACTACTGCTACATATCGCCCTTTTGCTGCCAAATCCAGCGCCATTGTAGCCCGTGCAATTTCTTCCCGGTTGTCGGACTCGTGCAGTTGTTTACCATCAGCCAGAGAACCAATTAAATTTATGTATGTTTTGTAACCCACTAAATCAGTTGCAGATTTGAGTATTTCTTTCACCTCTGGAGACATCCACTTGGAAGCACCTGGCCCAGTGCCAATAATTGCTAACCGTCCCTGTGCTTGACCGATGGTGCTGGGGTCGATTGGTGTGGCGGCTATGGCGATAGCTAGGTGGGAAGATGAGGAGGATAAGGGAGATGAGCCAGTGGTGGTGAGTGCTATGGCTTGGGACGGGCTATAACCTTGTAATGTAAAATTTTCTAGTTGATTTGAGGTAAAAAAGCGGGCAGGTACTTTAAAGGCGTTAGCAATGGCTTTTAAGCTGGGATTATTGGCTAGGGTGATTGGTGCAAATATTCCGGCTACTGATTCTGGGGCAAGTTCGGCATCTGCTAGCAGCTGTTCTACTAAGGCTACATCAACGGTATCACTAATGGCAATTACTATAGTTGCTGGGTGATAAACAAGGCGGTTGGCTGAGGGAGTTACTAATCGTTCTGTAACCTGGATTGTCAAATCACCATTGGGGTCTATAGGTAGTTGACTATTACTCAACCAAGGCGCTGAACCTTCAAGCTTAACTTGCGCCCCTGCTAATAAATCTGAAATAAATTTCTTCGCATCATCTGGGTTGGCTAAATGATATCCAGGTGGAGGAGATAATAACGCGGTGCGGAAACGGATATCACCTGTGGTAGTGATTGCAGGTTTAACATCAAGCGCCTCAGCAATACGTCGCGCCAAATCATTCACACCATTCAGTCCACCCAAAAGTGGAACTACCGCACTACCATCTTCAGCTACGGCTATTACTGGCGGTTCCTGTTTTTTATCGGAAAGCATTGGTGCTATTGTTCTGATCAGGATACCAGCAGCACAAATACCAATTAACGGTGTTCCTTCGGCGAATAACTCGCGCAGTGTTTCCCCAAAATTCGTGAAGCTAACATCAACGCCAGATGTGCGACCTGCCAAACCGTATAATGTTGCCTCTGGCAGGACATTGATGATTTTTCGGGCTACTGGTACACTGTTTTCACCCAGTACCACTATGGCAGGTGCAATCTTTGTGATCATTTGATTAGATATTTTACAAAAGTTGATGTCCTTTCAAATGAAACCACAGATGGACACAGATAAACACAGATAATTTTGCACTAACAGTCTAATATTTCTTCGATAACACTCTTTAAATCTTTTTCCCCAGGGCGTTTAGCAAATTGCTCATGACTATAAATCCAAACAAGTCTGATGGTAAAAGTAGTGACATTCACTAAATACATTAACCTGATTTGTCCGGAAGCTCCCTTAGCAAATCGTAGTTCCAATTTGTGAAATGTCCATCCTTCTGTTAATTGCATCTTTGAGGGTAAAGGTTCTTGACGGGAGTTATAAGGATACTGCTCTTCAGTCAAATTTTCTATAATTTCTACCATCAGTTCAACAAAACTAGAACCATGAAACTTTGCCAATTTTTTAAAAGAACGCTGGAAATTATCAGACTTTTCAATCGAGAAGGGAGTTAAGCCAGTCACGCACCTCTCCTTTATTAATGCGATTTGAAGATTCTGAATTACAAGCGTCTTCTAAAACCTGAGACATTACAGATTGAAAAGCAGGATGGTCCCGTTCTATTAAATCAAGTTTCTGATAACCCAAAGCCTTCATATCCTCCAGCAAAATCCGTTCCGTTGAACTTGCATTTGCAGGTAAACCCTTGCGTGCTTTTGTCCAAGGAAACTCCAAGTGAGTCATATTACTGAGTCGATAAGCACGGTAACCACCAAAATATCCCCAAATTTCCTCTAACAGCTTTTTTTCATCTTGAGGAATCTGTAACAACAATTTCTGACTAGGTATGGGTAACTGCTGCGCTTCAAATTCACTGTAAAACCTGTAAGCCGGAGGACAGACAGGCCCGTATCGCCATGCTTGAATGTCTTCGTCAAACAATGGCTGATCGTATATTGCTAAATACAAGCTTTGTGAATAGTAGAGAAGCTTTTGAACCTTCATGTTGGTCATTTCGGCTTCTATACCGTCTTCGTAAGCCCTCGCAATAAAGTAGCGAGCTGCGTCTAGACAATTTATCATCGTTCAGACCCGCAAATAAAACCAAGCATAATATCATAGCAAATTTTTAATTTGCCTATATACTTAATTATAGATTCAATAGTACAGAAATACTATTTACATAGCGTGTCGTAGACAAGAATTTTGTTTAACCTATAGTCGATTTTTGGTGGGGATGATAATCATTGAGAAATAGGGTACTTGATCGGGATCAACTTCATCTAGGGGTACTATTCTTTGTTGTGTGGTTGTTGCCCTCTCAATATATAATGCCCGTGATGCCAAGCCTAATTGATGTAAAACATCTCGCACTTTGGTGAAATGGCGACCTAGTTTCATAATCGCTGCTGCATCAGTTGCTAGTAAGTGCGTAATCAATTCTTCTGCTGGCATGGGGGCAGGTAAAACGGTCATAATATCGTTGTAATAAGTGAAGGGTACACCCAAGGCTACAGGACAAGCCATGAGTGAGGATATTCCCGGTACAACTTCCGTTTGATAGTGTTGAGATAAACGTGTGAAAACATACATGAAGGAACCGTAGAAAAACGGGTCACCCTCACACAATACTACTACATCCCTGCCTGCGGCTAGATGTTCGGCTATTGGTTCAACTTCTTTGTCATAAATTAAATTGGCCGTTTCTGGTTCTAAGGCGCGGGGAAGGTGAAACAGCACCTCGATTTGATCCCCGGTGAGATATTGGGAGACGATCGCGCGCGCTATACTTTCTTTATCGACTGCTGACTGATAAGCCACCACAGGGGCAGCCTGTAATAGTCGCAATGCTTTCAATGTCAATAGTTCGGGATCACCTGGCCCTACACCAATTCCATAGAGACGGCCTTTGGTTTGCATGATTATTCTTCCTCTTTTGCTAAGGCATTAACGGCTGCTGCGGCGATCGCACTGCCACCACGCCGACCATGTAAAGTTAAAAATGGTACACCTTTGCTATTTGCTGCTAGTGCGGCTTTTGACTCTGCTGCACCAACGAATCCCACTGGAAAACCTAAAATCAGCGCAGGTTTTAGCACTCCTTCTTCCAGCATTTCTAACAGCCGAAATAGTGCTGTCGGGGCATTCCCCACTGCTACCACTGCCCCTTCTAAGTGCAATCGCCACAATTCTACGGCAGCAGCTGATCTCGTATTACCCAAACGTTTAGCCAGCGCTGGTACTTCCACATCATAGAGGGTGCAAATAACTTGGTTGTTTGTCGGTAGTCTCTTCCTCGTAATCCCTTCGGCAACCATGCGGCAATCACACAAAATCGGCGCACCTGCTGCTAGTGCTGCGCGTCCCGCCTGCACCGCCGTTGATGAATAACCCAAGTCAGTAACGATATCAGTCATTCCACAGGCATGGATTAGGCGTACAGCTACTTTTGCTACATCTGGAGGCAGGACATCCAGCTTGGCTTCGGATCTGATGATTGCAAAGGATTTACTGTAAATTTCGTTAGCATCTCGGATGTAGTCAGACATGGGAAAATAGTGAATGGTGAATGGTGAATGGGAATGGCTATGCCACGCAAGCTAACAGAAATAACCCTAACTTACAGAGGAAAATAACGGGTGTAATTGGGCAATCTCATATCTATTAACAAATTCTCCAAAGGATTCATCAGGATTTCGGCATTGAATTTTATAAACTTGTAACATCTGCCCTAACAATACAGGTAGTTCGGCCACAGTGACATATTGATAGAGTTGACGACCAAATTTTTGGTTGCTGTCACCTATGGCTTCGCCACGCAAGCTATCACCAACATAAATGTGATAAGCTCCCATTGTTCCATTTTCTGATTCTAGGCTGACACCGAGCAAGGTAATATCACTATGACTATGCTGGGCGCAAGATTTTTCGCAGCCGCTAAAATGAATATGAACTGGGTGATTTAGACTAACATGAGTTTCCAGATACTTTGCTAATGCCAAAGCATCACCTTTAGTATCCGTGGCGGAAGCTGCACAACCTTTATTACCAGAACAGGCAACTAATGCACTATTGATATTACTTGCTGAGACATCTAATTTTAAAACAGCAATTTCACTTTTGACATCGGTAAGCGATCGCGCCGGAATATCTGTCAGGAGCAAATTTTGCCAAGGAGTTAGCCTCAGAGTCCCGTTACCAAATCTCTGGGCTAAATCAGCTAAACCCCTAATTTGCTGAGTCTCTAGCCTACCTAAAGGTAAAACCACGCCAATATAAAATAAGCCTGGCTGACGCTGGGGATGAATACCGATATGTTGATAGTTGGAGTTTGACCTGTTTTCGACACTGGTTTTGTCAAACTGTCCCTGGGATGTGAGTTGAAAACCTAGACGTTGTTCAACTTCTTGAAGATAACGTTCACAACCCAAATTATTTAATAACTCTCGTAAACGCAGCTTGCGCCGACTGTTTGGGTCAGTATAGTTGAGATAAACTTCAGCCAAAGCTGCCAAAACTGGCAAACATGACTCTGGTAATAAGACAATTCCCATATCAATGGGTGGTTTTCCTTTGACACCGACGCTGAGATGCAGACGAAAATAAACTCTACCGTCAATTAAGACAGCAGCAAACATGATATCGTTGAGGCGATCGCACACCGAGACTGTACCACCACCATCAAAGCAAACACTAAATTTTGCCGATAGTCCTGATAGGGTGGGATGTGCGGCGATATAATTTTCCCAGTCCTGCACAAAGGGACGAGTATCAATTAATTCTTGGGGATCAATACCAG is part of the Nodularia sp. LEGE 06071 genome and encodes:
- a CDS encoding Panacea domain-containing protein: MINCLDAARYFIARAYEDGIEAEMTNMKVQKLLYYSQSLYLAIYDQPLFDEDIQAWRYGPVCPPAYRFYSEFEAQQLPIPSQKLLLQIPQDEKKLLEEIWGYFGGYRAYRLSNMTHLEFPWTKARKGLPANASSTERILLEDMKALGYQKLDLIERDHPAFQSVMSQVLEDACNSESSNRINKGEVRDWLNSLLD
- a CDS encoding glutathione binding-like protein, whose translation is MIELYYWTTPNGHKITMFLEETGLPYTIIPVNIGAGEQFKPEFLQISPNNRIPAIVDHEPVTEDGPISVFESGAILLYLAEKTGKLIPENLRDRVEVLQWLFWQMGGLGPMAGQNHHFNKYAPEKIDYAINRYVKETGRLYAVLNKRLADREFVAGDYSIADIAAYPWIVPHESQSQNLEDFPHLQRWFETIQARPATIRAYEKAEAFQQELDLEKSRNLLFNQSANTVKI
- a CDS encoding precorrin-8X methylmutase: MSDYIRDANEIYSKSFAIIRSEAKLDVLPPDVAKVAVRLIHACGMTDIVTDLGYSSTAVQAGRAALAAGAPILCDCRMVAEGITRKRLPTNNQVICTLYDVEVPALAKRLGNTRSAAAVELWRLHLEGAVVAVGNAPTALFRLLEMLEEGVLKPALILGFPVGFVGAAESKAALAANSKGVPFLTLHGRRGGSAIAAAAVNALAKEEE
- a CDS encoding precorrin-2 C(20)-methyltransferase — encoded protein: MQTKGRLYGIGVGPGDPELLTLKALRLLQAAPVVAYQSAVDKESIARAIVSQYLTGDQIEVLFHLPRALEPETANLIYDKEVEPIAEHLAAGRDVVVLCEGDPFFYGSFMYVFTRLSQHYQTEVVPGISSLMACPVALGVPFTYYNDIMTVLPAPMPAEELITHLLATDAAAIMKLGRHFTKVRDVLHQLGLASRALYIERATTTQQRIVPLDEVDPDQVPYFSMIIIPTKNRL
- the cobG gene encoding precorrin-3B synthase, which produces MLSGFALCPGLFYDTPAQDGILSRIRVPGGILDSKQCHAIADIAENYGGGYVDITNRANLQIRELRSGINAAVLQDLQNIGIGSRNFAVDHIRNIMTSPTAGIDPQELIDTRPFVQDWENYIAAHPTLSGLSAKFSVCFDGGGTVSVCDRLNDIMFAAVLIDGRVYFRLHLSVGVKGKPPIDMGIVLLPESCLPVLAALAEVYLNYTDPNSRRKLRLRELLNNLGCERYLQEVEQRLGFQLTSQGQFDKTSVENRSNSNYQHIGIHPQRQPGLFYIGVVLPLGRLETQQIRGLADLAQRFGNGTLRLTPWQNLLLTDIPARSLTDVKSEIAVLKLDVSASNINSALVACSGNKGCAASATDTKGDALALAKYLETHVSLNHPVHIHFSGCEKSCAQHSHSDITLLGVSLESENGTMGAYHIYVGDSLRGEAIGDSNQKFGRQLYQYVTVAELPVLLGQMLQVYKIQCRNPDESFGEFVNRYEIAQLHPLFSSVS
- the cobJ gene encoding precorrin-3B C(17)-methyltransferase is translated as MITKIAPAIVVLGENSVPVARKIINVLPEATLYGLAGRTSGVDVSFTNFGETLRELFAEGTPLIGICAAGILIRTIAPMLSDKKQEPPVIAVAEDGSAVVPLLGGLNGVNDLARRIAEALDVKPAITTTGDIRFRTALLSPPPGYHLANPDDAKKFISDLLAGAQVKLEGSAPWLSNSQLPIDPNGDLTIQVTERLVTPSANRLVYHPATIVIAISDTVDVALVEQLLADAELAPESVAGIFAPITLANNPSLKAIANAFKVPARFFTSNQLENFTLQGYSPSQAIALTTTGSSPLSSSSSHLAIAIAATPIDPSTIGQAQGRLAIIGTGPGASKWMSPEVKEILKSATDLVGYKTYINLIGSLADGKQLHESDNREEIARATMALDLAAKGRYVAVVSSGDPGIYAMAAAVFEVCDRYPKPEWESIDIHVAPGISAMQAAAAVIGAPLGHDFCAISLSDILKPWSIIEQRIAGAAQADFAIAFYNPVSKERTWQLAAAKTILLQYRTPDTPVVLARNLGRSGQMVKVIKLDHLTPDSADMRTVILVGSSQTRTIQRSDGRISVYTPRRYTEEKI